A DNA window from Mus caroli chromosome 8, CAROLI_EIJ_v1.1, whole genome shotgun sequence contains the following coding sequences:
- the Tmem170a gene encoding transmembrane protein 170A isoform X2: MPWVSLIERSARGREQPLPRPLHLRRPVIGRRNDYSSSAVGVGGRRGPAKGDAVAAEVRCSAARRAVNGGGMEREGSGGGGGSAGLLQQILSLKLVPRVGNGTLCPNSTSLCSFPEMWYGVFLWALMSSVFFHVPAGLLALFTLRHHKYGAAIAGVYRAAGKEMIPFEALTLGTGQTFCVVVVSFLRVLATL; encoded by the exons ATGCCGTGGGTTTCTCTAATCGAACGCAGCGCCAGGGGGCGGGAACAACCGTTACCCCGCCCCCTCCATCTGCGGCGCCCTGTGATTGGAAGGAGAAACGATTACTCTAGCAGCGCCGTTGGAGTGGGCGGGAGAAGAGGGCCGGCCAAAGGTGACGCCGTGGCTGCCGAGGTGCGGTGCTCCGCGGCGCGGCGGGCGGTGAATGGCGGCGGGATGGAGCGCGAGGGgagcggcggtggcggcggctcAGCCGGGCTCCTGCAGCAGATCCTCAGCCTGAAGCTCGTGCCGCGGGTGGGCAACGGGACCCTGTGCCCCAACTCCACTTCGCTCTGCTCCTTCCCAG AGATGTGGTATGGTGTGTTCCTGTGGGCACTGATGTCCTCTGTGTTCTTTCATGTCCCTGCTGGACTGCTGGCCCTCTTCACCCTCAGACACCACAAATATG GTGCAGCAATTGCTGGCGTCTACCGAGCGGCCGGGAAGGAAATGATCCCCTTTGAAGCCCTCACCCTGGGCACCGGGCAGACGTTCTGCGTAGTGGTAGTCTCTTTTTTACGGGTTTTAGCTACTCTATAG
- the Tmem170a gene encoding transmembrane protein 170A isoform X1, translating to MPWVSLIERSARGREQPLPRPLHLRRPVIGRRNDYSSSAVGVGGRRGPAKGDAVAAEVRCSAARRAVNGGGMEREGSGGGGGSAGLLQQILSLKLVPRVGNGTLCPNSTSLCSFPEMWYGVFLWALMSSVFFHVPAGLLALFTLRHHKYGRFMSVSILLMGIVGPITAGILTSAAIAGVYRAAGKEMIPFEALTLGTGQTFCVVVVSFLRVLATL from the exons ATGCCGTGGGTTTCTCTAATCGAACGCAGCGCCAGGGGGCGGGAACAACCGTTACCCCGCCCCCTCCATCTGCGGCGCCCTGTGATTGGAAGGAGAAACGATTACTCTAGCAGCGCCGTTGGAGTGGGCGGGAGAAGAGGGCCGGCCAAAGGTGACGCCGTGGCTGCCGAGGTGCGGTGCTCCGCGGCGCGGCGGGCGGTGAATGGCGGCGGGATGGAGCGCGAGGGgagcggcggtggcggcggctcAGCCGGGCTCCTGCAGCAGATCCTCAGCCTGAAGCTCGTGCCGCGGGTGGGCAACGGGACCCTGTGCCCCAACTCCACTTCGCTCTGCTCCTTCCCAG AGATGTGGTATGGTGTGTTCCTGTGGGCACTGATGTCCTCTGTGTTCTTTCATGTCCCTGCTGGACTGCTGGCCCTCTTCACCCTCAGACACCACAAATATGGTAGGTTCATGTCTGTAAGCATCCTGTTGATGGGCATCGTGGGACCAATTACTGCTGGAATCTTGACAA GTGCAGCAATTGCTGGCGTCTACCGAGCGGCCGGGAAGGAAATGATCCCCTTTGAAGCCCTCACCCTGGGCACCGGGCAGACGTTCTGCGTAGTGGTAGTCTCTTTTTTACGGGTTTTAGCTACTCTATAG